The DNA sequence CGAGTGCCATCCGAGATTCGACCCCACCCCCTGAGAGTAAGTCAGGGGTACAAGACGTCCGTGGTCTAGACTACCACTTGCCCTACTTCCACTCTTGTAAAAGCCCTTgtgactgagtgggttagatggctaaCTTTGACTGCTAGCAatcaggtgcctgactctgagggtgtgggttcgaatcacgGATGTGACTTAACACAAGCAGTACCAGGATCTAACATAAAAATGTGTTACATGAGTGTGTTGATAACACGTATGCAGGTATCTGACCTCAACAATCTATACACATTTATAACATGAAAGcaaaatgttatgttgtgttacCAGTGAAAACATAACGAACCTGGACATCCATGTGTGTTACATGCAGATGTTTGCTATATCCACACATCTGCAACAAGTACCTGGACATCCATGTGTGTTACACGCAGGTGTTTGCTACATTCACACATCTGCAACAAGTACCTGGACATCCATGTGTGTTACACGCAGGTGTTTGCTACATTCACACATCTGCAACAAGTACCTGGACATCCATGTGTGTTACACGCAGGTGTTTGCTACATTCACACATCTGCAACAAGTACCTGGACATCCATGTGTGTTACACGCAGGTGTTTGCTACATTCACACATCTGCAACAAGTACCTGGACATCCATGTGTGTTACACGCAGGTGTTTGCTACATTCACACATCTGCAACAAGTACCTGGACATCCATGTGTGTTACACGCCTTGCTGGATGTAGTTCTATCATCTCCAACACAGTATTGGCCGTTATAGGCAGGGGCGGGGTTTGTACAGGTTCTAGTGCTTGTGACAACCAGAGTTCCTCCACCGCAGGACACAGAACACTCACTTTCAGTGTCCGTCCACACACTCCAACCTCCATCAACTGGGGACACAAAAAATAgaataaatgcaaaacaaatccaAGACAAAAGGTGTAAATGCGACATGATCGATTGTGTTCGTGAATATCGCGGAGGTGGTACGCTCAGGAACGCCATACCATATACAACTGTGAACATCAATGATAGAGAGAATCAAGAATACGagcattttacattttaactgACATCATTAAAGGAGACTATGCAAACCTGAATGATAGCATAGGTTTGGCAAATATGCTCCATATTATTTTATACCTGGGCATCCATGTGTGTTACATGCTTGTGTGAATGTAGTTCTGTCGTCTCCAACACAATACTGGCCATTATAGGCAGGGGCGGGGTTGGTACAGGTTCTGGTTCTAGTCACAAGTTGAGTTCCTCCACCACAGGACACAGAACACTGGGCTACCTCGTCCGTCCACAGACTCCAACCTCCGTCAACTGGGGACACAAGGGGAACATTCACATGAAGGCAATCAGACACGGAACAGAACGTGTAATGATCTCATAAATGTTGATGGTAGCAATGTAACCATCTGTGCcaagaagaaaacaaaatgtcgGATATTTGCTTGTAATGTTCGTCTGAAAGTTGCGGACTGTCTGATGTCTGCGTTTAGTGTTCATGAATGTTGCGGACTGTCTGATATTTGCGTGTGGTGTTTGTATGAACGTTTAGGCCTGGCACTGACAATATGTAACGTGGCGCCACATCACTGAAGTCTGCACGCTGTGACAAAATACATGTGCGATAGGaattatgatgacatgtttggAATCAAGTATCAGGCTATACACGTAACAATATGTACCCATGTAGACGTGACAGAAGGTGAAACGCTAGACGATAAGGGTGGTTGTTTGTGATGTAGCCTGCACGTCACGGTAAGACAGTCTTATGTACCTGGGCATCCTTGGGTGTTACATGCTTGTGTGAATGTAGTTCTGTCATCTCCAACACAATACTGGCCATTATAGGCAGGGGTGGGGTTTGAACAGGTTCTGGTTCTAGTCACAAGTTGAGTTCCTCCACCACAGGACACAGAACATTGAGCTACCTCGTCCGTCCACAGACTCCAACCTCCGTCAACTGGGGACACAAGAAGGTTAGCGGTGCAGATACATCACTACAGGAAGCAGCTCTCTACACACGTTAGTGCTGAGAGTCCATTAACACATGGTATACATTGACACAGATTTTAGGATCTATAAGCATGCCAGGTGTGTTATGACGACAATGGTGACAATATATATCAATACATTGTGAATATATCATGCATGGATATCtatgaatatatgtgttttcGGAAATGTTCAAAATAGTTTCTAAATTTGGCTAACCCTACctgctagctatgcctgaaagttacttgcCCACAAAATACTTTACTAGCCCGAACTTTGAACGTATGAATTAAGTAAAATAGTAGAAAATTAGCTGAGAATAATGATGACATGACCCAGACTTCATCAGTATGCTGGTCATGTTACGAATATTTTTATCAGGCCGCATTCCTGCATAATTAGAAAGCGTATTGtgaacaagtcggagagagtgatttatttacagaatgactccatgaaaattcactagccagtcggaCCTGTGACAGAGGATTTACTGGTCCGATTTGTGTTTTACTAGCCGCTGACTAGCGGGCAAGTGGTTATTTCGCACTCTGGATGTTAGACACTACTGGCCGTGGCACAGACATAACAGAGGGAGTGACTTGCCAGATTAGTCCATGAAGAGTGAGAGAAGTATTCTTCTGAAGCGGAGAGAGATCGTATGTATTATATATTGCATGGCATTTACTTGGGTAACCCTAACCCTGGATGTTAGACACTACTGGCCGTGGCACAGACATAACAGAGGGAGTGACTTGCCAGATTAGTCCATGCAGAATGAGAGAAGTATTCTTCTGAAGCGGAGAGAGATCGTATGTATTATATATTGCATGGCATTTACTTgggtaaccctaaccctaaccctaaccctaaccctaaccctaaccctgggGTGGTGAAACGACACTGAATGTCGGGTTGGGAAGATCCCCTTCCTAAGTTTCAAGTTTTCCTGGTTGTAAACCAAGTGGCGAGGTAGGGATGCACAGCCACACTCCCTGTAACATCAGATGCCACTCGTATGCTCACAGTAAGTGGGATTCTTTCGGAAATATGAATCTACAATAAGTTTATTGTGTTAGGTACCTGGACATCCCTGGGTGTTACATGCTTGTGTGAATGTAGTTCTGTCATCTCCAACACAGTACTGGCCGTTATAGGCAGGGGCGGGGTTTGTACAGGTTCTGGTTCTAGTCACAAGTTGAGTTCCTCCACCACAGGACACAGAACACTGAGCTACAGTGTCCGTCCACAGACTCCAACCTCCGTCAACTGGTTACAAATAGGCCACATTCAGATACTGGGCAAGAATATTTACTAAATGATCATATTGGTAGTTTGGTGCAAGGATTAATGTCCAGTTTGTATAGGAGTTAATGGCAAGGCTAGCTACGTCCTGCTTTCCCTTCAAATTTataggtgaatattttgaatatgACAACTGATTCAAATTCAAAGGCAATTTAACTCTGTATAGTCTCACTACTAATGTTTACTGATTGCAATAGCTCGATCTTACTGTATTCCCAAGAACACAGTCGACAACACAATACCTGGGCATCCTTGGGTGTTACATGCTTGTGTGAATGTAGTTCTGTCAACTCCAACACAGTATTGGCCGTTATAGGCAGGGGCGGGGTTTGTACAGGTTCTGGTTCTAGTCACAAGTTGAGTTCCTCCACCACAGGACACAGAACACTGGGCTACCTCGTCCGTCCACAGACTCCAACCTCCGTCAACTGGGGACAAGGGTAGTTCAAGGACGATGAGGGGCACTATCCACGTGACTAATACCTaaatcatcgtcgtcgtcgtcgtcgtgaCAGTCACGTCAGTCAGCTCATGGACTATATACATCACTAGATATCGTTTTAGGCATTACTAGATATGATTGACTTAATATGTCTGCTATTTATAACTGGATATTGCTGCTATACGTCACTATATAGGATGTTGCACGTCACTAGATGGATGTTGTATTCACTGGATATTGCTGTTATACATCATAAGATACGGCCGCCATATTCACTAGATATTGCTGTTATACGTCACTAGAGATATGGCTATACGTTTTAGATATGGATGCTATATTCGCTGGATATTGATGCTATTAATCATTAGAATAGATGCTATAAATCACTAGACATGGATGCTAATAACGAGATATATGTTGTAGATATATGTTGGACACATACCTGGACACCCCTGTGTGTTGCAGTCGACTGTCAAGGTCACCATGGCGTCACCGACGCAATACAGGCCGCCATTTGCAGGGGAAGGGTTGGTACACGTTCTGGTACGCGTAATGATCTGTGATCCACCTCCACAAGACACTGAGCATGCGCCGTAAGAATCGGCCCAGTGGGTCCATCCTCCTTGAACTGATACAGAAAATCAGACAGATAACAACCTCCAGGCACTGTGCCCCTGTTGAACAGAAGGCAAGGCAAGCACTTTACACCTATACATCCAGACGTGCACTTTCCACCAGCTTTCCACCTACAAGTCACTCACACGAGCGGTTCATGCATCAAGCAGCACTATGAGAGCTTTATGACAGCAGGCAAATGTACAATGACGTGCATTGACTGGTGGGTTCAGGCTATGGCGGCACGCGCTCACAAAAACACCTACGTACGTCAGCGTGACGACAGACGATGAGGGAGGAGATATGACAATTTAACACAGTACACTGCAGTTATATATGTAAAACGTAATTAGGCCGTCCACCGAAACAGCTTACTGACAGCACAGGTTTGTCAACTGACAGCACAGGATTGTCAACTGACATTTATGGgaaatatatcacttgtttattGTGCCCGCGATACCTTGTTCACATGTATACATTTCATGAAACTATTTCAGGAAAAGATCATATGATGACACGAACTAATCACAGTAACAATCgatatagatgaacccaccatGTCCACTAAAGAAGAGCTAGCATGGCGGGCTTTACTGACATATTCTATGAAACAGCGGTAAAAGGAACGTGCCAATAAACGGTTTTCTCCCTCCAGTACACACCAACAGTACACCCCTCCAGTACACCCCTCAAGTACATCCCTCAAGTACATCCTTCAGTACACCCCTCTCCTGTACATCCCTCCAGTACACCCTTCTCCTGTACACCCCCGTCCTGTACATCACTCGTATTCCCGGACACGAGAAAATCTTTGATGTCGTCACGTGAATCACGAGTTACTAATTATAGGAGAGGTCACGTGACGTCTATCCTGATCCCCCTTTTTGAGATCACGACCAGGGCATGGGTCATCTATCACCCCGTTGCTGTGATGGCCACCTTCATCCATTACACGTGTCATGCGCAACGCTACAAAGAACCTTAGAGGTTCGGCTGACATCGCATCAGTTTGAAATAAGAATTTAATCCATGTGGTCTGTGACCACCGTCTAATTGTCTGATTGTTAGGTAAGAAGTTGATTCTTTGTTCTGCCTGAGAAAGTCGAACCCTTCACACACTGACGCCTCGGAATATATCAGTATTTACGTCCCTATAAGGCAGCAAAGCATTTCAGCACAAAGCACTTACGGACCAGCACTAGAGCTCTCATAACTCCTGTACTTTACGTCTACCTCTTATGGCGCAGCGCTATAGCTCTCATAACTCCTGTACTTTACATCTACCTCTTATGGCCCAGCACTATAGCTGTCATAACTCCTGTACTTTACATCTACCTCTGATGGCCCAGCACTATAGCTCTCATAACTCCTGTACTTAACATCTCCCTCTGATGGCTCAGCACTTTAGTTGTCATAACTCCTGTACTTTACATCTACCTCTGATGACCCAGCACTATAGCTCTCATAACTCCTGTACTTTACATCTACCTCTGATGGCCCAGCACTATAGTTGTCATAACTCCTTTACTTTACATCTCCCTCTGATGGTTCAGCACTATAGCTCTCATAACTCCTGTACTTTACATCTACCTCTGATGGCCCAGCACTATAGCTGTCATAACTCCTGTACTTTACATCTACCTCTGATGGCCCAGACCTATAGCTGTCATAACTCCTGCACTTTACATCTCTCTCTTATGGCTCAGCACTTTAGTTGTCATAACTCCTGTACTTTACATCTACCTCTGATGGCCCAGCACTATAGCTCTCATAACTCCTGTACTTAACATCTCCCTCTGATGGCTCAGCACTTTAGTTGTCATAACTCCTGTACTTTACATCTACCTCTGATGACCCAGCACTATAGCTCTCATAACTCCTGTACTTTACATCTACCTCTGATGGCCCAGCACTATAGTTGTCATAACTCCTTTACTTTACATCTCCCTCTGATGGTTCAGCACTATAGCTCTCATAACTCCTGTACTTTACATCTACCTCTGATGGCCCAGCACTATAGCTGTCATAACTCCTGTACTTTACATCTACCTCTGATGGCCCAGACCTATAGCTGTCATAACTCCTGCACTTTACATCTCTCTCTTATGGCTCAGCACTTTAGTTGTCATAACTCCTGTACTTTACATCTACCTCTGATGGCCCAGCACTATAGCTCTCATAACTCCTGCACTTTACATCTACCTCTGATGGCCCAGAACTATAGCTGTCATAACTCCTGCACTTTACATCTCTCTCTTATGGCTCAGCACTTTAGTTGTCATAACTCCTGTACTTTACATCTCCCTCTGATGGCCCAGAACTATAGCTGTCATAACTCCTGCACTTTACATCTCTCTGTGATGGCCCACAACTATAGCTGTCATAACTCCTGCACTTTACATCTCTCTGTGATGGCCCACAACTATAGCTGTCATAACTCCTGTACTTTACATCTCCCTCTGATGGCCCAGAACTATTGCTGTAGTTTGACCTACCGGGACACACTCGCTTGAACAGCTGCCTCATCAGTCCGTCCAGTTGCTGGAACTGTGCGACCGTCAGCACATGATCTGAACCGGAAGCGATTGACTGAAGTTCCATGATGTCTGTGCTCAATCCGACGCCAACAGCAAACATGTTGACTCCAAGCAGCTTTGACACTCTGGCCGCCTGGGCGGTGGCGCCAGGGTTCTTCGACATCCCATCGGTTATGACCACTGCCACCTTGGGGACGCCTGGTCGTGCATACTGCTGCAACATGACGTTCATGGCGCTGATGCCGTCAGCCGTGTTTGTGCCGTCACGGGGATGGCCCAGCTGACTAATCTGACGTCTCAGATAGACCCTGTCCCCGCTCAGATTGATGACAGCGGAGATGTTGGTGCTGTACAGGACGACACCGAAACGTTGATTGTTGTCGTTGATGTTCAACTGGTCGACCATTGAGAGGAGGGTCTGCTTCAGCGTCTGGAAGTCGATGGTGGAGATGCTGTCCGAGCCGTCGACAACGGCTACAATCTCTAAGAGCTCCTGGCAGTCTGGAATGACAAGATGCCAACATTAAACAACTGATTCCAGTAAACTGATTAAAAGATGCAATGTGTCACTTCCATGAAGCTTCAGAATCTCTGACAATGACAAATATATAGATATGTGGCTGGCGCGTACCTCGGCTTGTGCTAATCTTCAACTCATAAGACTCTGTAAGAACGATTCATGAGCCATGTAACACTCACAATTAACGGACTCTGTTTCTGACAAACGCAACCAAATGTTATAGGATAAGTGAGACTTGAACAAGCTAGGACTTCGACACACTATCTgcaaaaccaactcactcactcactcacctgatgGAGTCAGGTTGATTCCGCCGCCGAGGACAGTCTCCGCAGAGTTATCACCGTCACCAACAACTGTCTCCCCAGGGTAGATAACTCTGACTTGATTTTCTCCACTGTCTCCAGAGTCGCCTCCCACTACTCCGATCGTGGGTGAAGGTACATTTTCCCTGCTGTCGCCGGAGTCTCCCCCTGTTGTTACGGAAACAGGCACTTGTTCCTCGTCAGAATCGTCAGACTCACGTCCTGTTGTTGCAGTCGAGAGGGCATTTTCCACGCTGTCATACGAGTCTCCCCCGGTAGTGGCTGTGGACGGCACATGTTCGTCACTATAATCATAGTAGTCAGCGACCGGCGATACATGGTGTTCCTCGCTAGACGCCCGGGTGGGTAGCGGGTAGACGACAGCTGGCTGCTCCACGGAACTGTCTCCACCGGACATAAAGCTGCCAGTCCTCTGATCCGTGTACTGGTACAAGTTGGGGGACACGCCACCCGAGACGAAAGTGTTGGTAGGGTGTACGCCCTGGTACCAGCCACCCTGTACTCCGCTCATCTCCTGGCTTGATCGCCCTCCTGATAACCCGGGATACATGGGGTAACCTTGGTTACCTACGTTCCCATAGTTAGCAGGGTAACCTTGAATAAGCGGGTTTCCGTAATTGACAGGGTAACCCTGGTAATTTCCCGATTGTCCGGTTTGGCCAGTGCCGTAGTACATGTTCCCTTGGTAACCGAACCCGCCAGGCACCTCTCCGCTGTCGCCTCCACCTGCGATCAAAGAACGCTCGTCAGCAACATCAAAGCATTCCATCCCTATATATATTCTGTAATATGGACCCTGCGCGATTACCATGCCTTGGCCTGTCGGGAATTTCATAATCTACAGATGAATATTATTAATGGTATGCCTAATTCACAAAGTGCATTTACTTTGTGTCTGTTCGAGCCATTCCAAAGTGACTTGACAACAATACTCAATATTACCCATGGTTGGTATGAACTGTCTGCAAACACGCCAATACATCTACCTTACATTACTTACTTCCAAGCTACTCAGGACAGTATTGTCCATCGCGGGAGTTAGTGGGATTAGGTTTTGTTGTCACCATCCGTCACGACAATCCGCTACAGCATCTCAACATGTTACTACCTGCGACCTCAGAGGCCCCAAGTCAACTACTGACCGTCGATGAAGACGAACACAACAGTCTCCATCACGTCGAGGATGCAGTAAAGAAATTAGGGTTACTTAGTTCTAGCCGAAATGGCAGTGTCATCAACTGGGAATAGTTGCTGAGGCATGTGGGGGTTTGTGGGAACCTGGTGCATGCAGTGACGCAGTAACTGACTTGGGAGGAGGGGGTTTAGATGCTGAGTATGATGACCTCCCAAATGCAGTTGATGCAATGGTGTGTGTGAAACTTTCTAAATATAATGGCCAGTTTGATACACTGGATGTGACTGGTGAGCTGGGCTTTTTCAGGCCATCTAGATGTGAAAGTAAAGTAGGTAAGTTAGGATACTTTAACCGTACTCGGCTGAAAAGCGAATAAATTTTCCTAACGACCCAAGGAGGAATAAGAATCAAACCTACAACTGTCGCCATGTTCCATAgtaaaacagtttcattattCAAACATTTCGTTGACTTAATAAACAATGATTCAATCTTCATATAAGCATGTTTGGCGAAAGTAAGTACGGCACAGTCTTACGTAACATTATTCGGGAATTATAGAGAAGAACATTAAAGAATATAAGTCACATTCCTCTCAGTAAGACGCAACGTTTTCCTgatacaagacatatttcagaaAGAACATGTAGAAGTGTGACCCAATGAGGAGACCTGCTGTAAGTGTCAGCTGTATGTCTGCGGGCGACACATGACACCACGTCACAACACGTTATACCACACAGCAGAAGTATGTGGAACTCATAGCAGTCGAGACCAATGCCAGGATAAATTTCTCATGCCCAAACACGTTTCTATATGACAATGTATGTACAATTGTCATCGCTAACACTGCAGTGTGTCTATTTCTGACCAATACTCAATATTCTCAGCTTCAAAGGCCTGCCCCACATCGGACTCCAGCATAAACTGACACGAGAAGTTGGTGTAACTAGAATATTGTTCACATTTGCGTCAAaaacactcactaactcaataTGTTCTTGCTATCTACTGAACATGTCATTGCCTGCTTGTAGTGACTACCATGTATCTTTAAGCACTTCCAAGACAACGAATCCGAAAGGTTCTGTCGTTCAGACAGTCGGGAGTTTCCCTGAGGAGGCAGACATTCCTGCTCATCCTTATCAAGCGCATAATCTGAGCATAATGATATGTTTCATATTCCTGCTGATTTTGAGTGTTTTCTTCAGTTAAACGTAATTTACGAAATGATTCCACTGTGTGCTCCATCATATATTCATGGACGTTGACGAGAGGGGTCGTCCATTCAGCGGTGTAAGGCTACCAGTACGACTGGAGGAGCCGGTTAGACCCGCTCAATCCCAGATCGTGTTGTCTAGCTCTGTGATATCACATGAACCATCTATCACATCACAAACTGTCACAGTTGATACTGCAGCAAGCCACGACATGCAACAGATGCACTTCCTACTGGTCAGCGTTTCTTCAAATGGAGAAAATTGCAGGTGTTTCTATGTCAGTTATTAGTGAGCAGTACTGACTTATGTCGAGAATATTTAAACCATATATTGACGGGTCAGCTAAGTTTCTATAGAATGAttcaatgttttagttttacctTTCTGTGACCATGACGAACCCCACATCGAAAGTCCCTCGTCATCATCTGCGACAGCTCCACATATGTTCAACATCAACAGCGACGACAGTAGCAGcctcattttatttatttctgtttgtAGAGGAATAAGCACCATGTTATATCTTTGAAGAAATATATAGTTATTTGAAATGGCTTTTCTGAACAGTTAAGCAAATATTTGTGATTTAATGCGCATTTAGTTGCAGCttctattttgtttttgcaaagaaaaatagtttttgaaaatacatgaacGTATTGCAATTTGTGTTTGTTCTTACCAGTTGTTGTTCCTCCCCCTGTGCTTGTTTCCCCGAATAATTAAAGCAGATGGGATCCCCTGCTCGCACCAACACTTATATACACGTCCCTCATGTAGGTATGACAGTGAGGTCACGtggtgtgacgtcatcaacgGCTGGGCAACCCACCAGGCGGACTGTGATTGGCGGTCACTCCTGTTTGCATCTAAATATTAATCCTTTGTTTTGCTAAATTAAATcatcaaatatttcatgatcATCGCAAGACGTACGTCATAATGAAGGAAGGAAGATCAGGAAGTACATTATTTTATGTTCCATCGAATGACAGGTACATTTCACTCGTAAGACGCTTTTTACGCCACAAGGTTTATACAAAAATAGCCAAGCGCTATACTTATCAAGTGCACATCATCACTTTCTGTGTAGTGCCTTCGGAGTCGTTGTATTCCATCAGATAGTATCAGCATCCTCAATACACTGACCAGCAGAACTAACCATCTGGTTTATTCTTGTTTAGATGTACTTATCATGCTCAGTTATAAATGTCGACGTGCTTACGTCACTaaatagtagtaatagtagcagcaacagcagagAAAGAGAGGagagagtagtagtagtagtagtagtagtagtagtagtagtagtagtagtagtagtagtagtagaagtagtagtagttcgCGACCACGAACACTAGAAATGTGGCATTAATCCCTAACATGTTTTTCTGTTATAAATGCTGAGACGATTAGCATTATAATCCTGACTTGTTATGTAGTTTTACTGTGTTCCACTTGTCAGCACCGATCTGTTTGATGAAGTATATTAAAACAAACAGTACTGAGTCTTGCATTAAGCATACAGGTATGCTTTTAATAAATCACATGCATTTTCCATGAATGACACATTCATAAGTGTGACATTCATCACAAGACAAACAGGATCAAGGAAATGTCAGTCTCCGTGCCTCACTAACCACACTCCCTCCGCACCCGTAAGCATTCTCACCATGTCGGCCTGCAACCAGTCACGTGTTACAGGGGGCCACGGTCTCCAAGCTGATACAGGGAGGAATCCAGTGCTGGTTCCAGTGATAATACGTTTGCATGGACGTTTGTGACAAGGTTGTTGTAGAGTAAGGTTTAACAAAGAAACCTATTACTAAATCAGTAATAGCTGAGCGGATCGTCTGAATATATTATCAGCATTGATGCTTTGATGAATCTAGAGTGAAGATGCCACCCCGTCCCCGACCAATGTACAGGCAAACTATGGCATTGGCCTCACGTGTCCAAGATCCTTCAATTTAACAAATGTCCGTAACATGTACCCAGAAAAAGGTTTACTAAGACCTGGAATGCTGTAGTCGACCAACATTTGAAGAGAGGTTTACATAGTTAGAAAATGATTGATTGTACGAAGAACATTGAGACATATAATAATCAgacctggggcccgtttcacaaaactctcgtaagccaaagatctcgtaagttttctcgtagccattatGCCTCCTACACTGTAGCATGAgatacggatgctacgagaatagttatgagatcttaggcttacgagagctttgtgaaacggggccctggagcTAAGGGAACATTGCTTGCAGGGAATGTTGAAATATGAATTATGAAATAGATGAACCATGTTCCGTTCCAAGTTGTAGTTTTTCTAAGGAATGGCTATTTGACATGGGTTATTCATGGGTTATAAACAATATCAGGTTATCCATAGATGTTGAGCTCCAGTTAAACGTCTTGCAAAATCCGATTGACAAAGTGTTATTTCGTGTGAAGCAAGCAATAGAATCCTGTTAAATTTGGAGACACGTCATACTGTTATCGGGCGATGCTGGTCTATATAATCAACTGATTATGCATCTAAAGTATAAACGGCTAAATTCCAAACATGTGGTTTTCTTGGTTCAGAGTTGTTCCATAGAGATTATGGATAGCTGTATCCCAGAATGTCAGCTCAGACTTACTTCAAATGGTAGCCTTCCAAAATAGCAAACTATTGCTAAAAGATGTTCAGGTAAATATTCATATGTTTGAATTATAATCATACAATACTATAAAAGAAGAATGTGCAAGTTATTTATTTATAGGTCAACATTTGTTCTTAGTGTGTGCACTTTGGGTGGATATACCTGCAGAAGCAAATGTTGCTCCCTGGTGTCACTGCGTACGTGACTTGTTTATTTTCGTTACTATTGCTACTTTGTGTGAGTGTAATTATCAAGATATATTAATCACTCCATGCAACCAGCgtcatgtgtgttgtgtgagataTATTTGTGATAAAGAGTAAAACAGATTGGTATTGTATTGTGCAGTTCTCGGAACAATTGTGATTTCTGCACGAGCTTGCAATTCATttttgaatatttatgtcaaaTGTTGCAGGGTGATTTGTTTTCCTGTCCTATACCGACAGTAGAACAGTCCTCACCCCGACCAGTA is a window from the Haliotis asinina isolate JCU_RB_2024 chromosome 9, JCU_Hal_asi_v2, whole genome shotgun sequence genome containing:
- the LOC137296869 gene encoding SCO-spondin-like; translated protein: MRLLLSSLLMLNICGAVADDDEGLSMWGSSWSQKGGGDSGEVPGGFGYQGNMYYGTGQTGQSGNYQGYPVNYGNPLIQGYPANYGNVGNQGYPMYPGLSGGRSSQEMSGVQGGWYQGVHPTNTFVSGGVSPNLYQYTDQRTGSFMSGGDSSVEQPAVVYPLPTRASSEEHHVSPVADYYDYSDEHVPSTATTGGDSYDSVENALSTATTGRESDDSDEEQVPVSVTTGGDSGDSRENVPSPTIGVVGGDSGDSGENQVRVIYPGETVVGDGDNSAETVLGGGINLTPSDCQELLEIVAVVDGSDSISTIDFQTLKQTLLSMVDQLNINDNNQRFGVVLYSTNISAVINLSGDRVYLRRQISQLGHPRDGTNTADGISAMNVMLQQYARPGVPKVAVVITDGMSKNPGATAQAARVSKLLGVNMFAVGVGLSTDIMELQSIASGSDHVLTVAQFQQLDGLMRQLFKRVCPVQGGWTHWADSYGACSVSCGGGSQIITRTRTCTNPSPANGGLYCVGDAMVTLTVDCNTQGCPVDGGWSLWTDEVAQCSVSCGGGTQLVTRTRTCTNPAPAYNGQYCVGVDRTTFTQACNTQGCPVDGGWSLWTDTVAQCSVSCGGGTQLVTRTRTCTNPAPAYNGQYCVGDDRTTFTQACNTQGCPVDGGWSLWTDEVAQCSVSCGGGTQLVTRTRTCSNPTPAYNGQYCVGDDRTTFTQACNTQGCPVDGGWSLWTDEVAQCSVSCGGGTQLVTRTRTCTNPAPAYNGQYCVGDDRTTFTQACNTHGCPVDGGWSVWTDTESECSVSCGGGTLVVTSTRTCTNPAPAYNGQYCVGDDRTTSSKACNTHGCPVDGGWSLWTDEVAQCSVSCGGGTQLVTRTRTCTNPIPAYNGQYCVGDDRSTFTQACNTQGCPVDGGWSLWSDEVAQCSVSCGGGTQLVTRTRTCTNPAPAYNGQYCVGDDRTSFTQACNIQGCPVHGGWSMWTDTESACSVSCGGGTLVVTSTRTCTNPAPAYNGQYCVGDDRTTSTKACNTQGCPVDGGWSLWTDTVAQCSVSCGGGTQLVTRTRTCTNPAPAYNGQYCVGDDRTTFTQACNTQGCPVDGGWSLWTDEVAQCSVSCGGGTQLVTRTRTCTNPAPAYNGQYCVGDDRSTFTQACNTQGCPVDGAWTEWEEAAGTCSLTCGGGSQTVVRMRSCTNPAPSSGGSDCVGEPREVITRACNTQLCPVTTTEKPDLGLCNDCKMDNGIGYNPHPSDCNKYIQCMFDNNQLIKVEEMECPHGLYWDQDKLTCNRPEEVSCPAERCNDPMTTTYPSATTCSGYWECVGGVSKGRCCPAGQAYSIAGYCVPSTTCTTPCEVDGGQDTCDKRPISGDRTRFQQFAKGHGWITMTCAPGSSYNSTECRCSIQGGVVSPDTCKPDVYLSFTDDVGDKSDSGVYIQNDGVKVQNGVGYFDGKSGLRIPRFANAELGSTVYIRIRYRGEGSATRKQALLSNGDCGKDASISVARGPASTYFGVRSGAGKSASVSVSSSTNGWNEAFFKLDGGMLSGSVGSSAKQTAFLGNIQRANCALQIGRGTNFANFRGYIDNVTIYLCRP